AACGGCGCGCCGATGGCGGCGCGTTGCCGTTCAAGGACAAGACCATCGTCGTGACGGGAACCTTGAAGAATTACTCCCGCGAGAGCATCCAAGATCGCATCAAGGAACTGGGCGGGCGGCCAAGTTCGAGTGTGAGCGCAAAGACGCACTTCCTGCTGGCTGGCGAGAGCGCGGGATCGAAACTGGCCAAGGCGCAGTCGCTGGGCGTGCGCGTGTTGACAGAAGTCGAGTTCGAAGCGATGGCGCGGGGCGAAGGATGAGCGACGCGCGTATCGCATGCCCAAACCGGCTGGACCAAGAGACGGGCCGCACCCTGCTTGCGGCGGTGCGCGAACGCCGCCCCAAGAAAGGCGACTCCGTCGTGCTCGATTTCTCGGGCACGGAATCGATGGATTCGCGCGGCGGCGCGTGGCTGATCGCGATTGCGGATCTCGCTCGGTCGCGCCACGCGGAACTGAAGTGGGAAGGCCAGACCGGCCAAGTCGCGGAATTCATGGAATTGATCGAGCCGGGACTAGCGGCGGCATTGCGTCGCGGCTCGGAGCGCACGAGTTTTCTCGTATCGCTCGGAGACCAAGGCATCAAGTTCTACCAGGAATTGCGCCAGGGCATCGACCTCATCGTAGATGCCATGTACTGGACCTTGATCGCGCCGCTGGAAGGACGCGGATTTCGCGTGGGCCTGTGCGTCGACGAGATGCACGAAATGGGCGTGCGCGCCATCGGCATCATCGCCCTGATGAACTTCCTGCTGGGGTTGACGATTGCCATGTTGTCGGCGGCGCAGTTGCGCACCTTCGGACTGGGCATCTACGTGGCCGACTTGGTGATGATCGGTTTCTCGCGCGAATTGGCCGCGGTCATGACGGCCGTCATTGTATCCGCGCGAACCGGCGCGGCCATCGCGGCGGAACTGTCGACCATGAAGGTGCAGGAGGAAATCGACGCGTTGCGCGGCATGGGACTCAACGTCGCGCAATTCCTCGTCGCGCCCAAACTCGTGGCGTTGGTTGTGGTAATGCCGTGTCTGGTGGCCTTGGGCATGTTTTCCGGCGTGCTCGGCGGCATGGTCTGGGGCACCTTGGTGCTCGGCTTCCGCTGGGACTACTGGCTGCATGAAACGCTCAATGCGGCCCGCATCGGCGACATCAGCCAGGGGCTGCTGAAGGGCTTCTTCTTCGCGATTGCCCTGGTGCTGGTCGGGTGTCACAACGGACTGCGCGTGGAAGGCGGCTCGCGCGGCGTAGGCCTCATGACGACCCGCGCCGTGGTGATGGACAGCTTTCTGATCATCGTGATTGATATGATATTCGCGACGATTTTCTATTACGTGCTGGATTGAGAATGACGAACGACATCTTCATAGAAGTCGAGAACCTGACCGCGCACTACGGCGAGCGCAAAGTGCTCGACGACATCTCGTTTTCGATTAAGCGCGGCGAGATCTTCGTCATCATCGGCGGCAGCGGATGCGGCAAGACGACTCTGCTGAAGCACATGACCGGTTTGCTGCGTCCGACGGCGGGTAGTATTCGCTACGACGGCAACGACATCACGAAGATGAACGAGGACGAGCTGAACCTCGTGCAACGCAACATCGGCATTGCGTTTCAGTCGGGCGCCCTCTTCAATTCGATGACCGTCGGCGACAACGTGGCCCTGCCCCTGCGCGAATATGGCAAAGTAGACGAGGCGCTGATCCCGGCTATCGTGCGGCTGAAGCTCAGCCTCGTCGGCCTCGGGGCTGCGGAAGGATTGCTTCCCGACGAGCTTTCCGGGGGTATGAAAAAGCGCGCCGGGCTGGCCCGGGCCATGTCTTTGGACCCGCCCATCGTGTATTTTGACGAGCCTTCGGCGGGGCTGGACCCGATTATGGCCTCCGGTTTGGACGAACTCGTATTGAACTTACGCAAGCTTTTGGGGATTACGTTCGTAATTGTCACACACGAGCTGGAATCGATAAAAAAGATTGCGGACCGCATTTTGATGCTGGATTTGGGTAAAGTGGTGTTTCTGGGAGACCTGGAACAGGTCCAGTCCTGCGACAACGAGCGGACCCGGCAATTCTTCGAGCGCCGTGCCGACGCGTTCATTGCCCAGCGGAGTCTGTGACGGATGCATAATGCCGGAGTAATAGATAGAGAGTTGCGCGCGGTTAGGCGCATCGCGGAGAGGTAGAGGAAACACGTGGCCACCAAAGTCCAGAAAGCGAAAGTAGGAGTCTTTCTCCTGATTGGCTTCTCTGCCATTGCCGCGCTCATGGTCTACATCATGGGGTTCCGGACCGGCAATGAGCAGCGCTTCGTGATCGTGTTCGAGCGCTCCGTGCTCGGCCTGAACAAAGGCGGCCTTGTGCAGTACTTGGGTGTGCCGGTCGGGAAAGTGGACGACATCTTCGTGACGGACGACGGCAACGCGCGCGT
This sequence is a window from Candidatus Hydrogenedentota bacterium. Protein-coding genes within it:
- a CDS encoding ABC transporter permease, which encodes MSDARIACPNRLDQETGRTLLAAVRERRPKKGDSVVLDFSGTESMDSRGGAWLIAIADLARSRHAELKWEGQTGQVAEFMELIEPGLAAALRRGSERTSFLVSLGDQGIKFYQELRQGIDLIVDAMYWTLIAPLEGRGFRVGLCVDEMHEMGVRAIGIIALMNFLLGLTIAMLSAAQLRTFGLGIYVADLVMIGFSRELAAVMTAVIVSARTGAAIAAELSTMKVQEEIDALRGMGLNVAQFLVAPKLVALVVVMPCLVALGMFSGVLGGMVWGTLVLGFRWDYWLHETLNAARIGDISQGLLKGFFFAIALVLVGCHNGLRVEGGSRGVGLMTTRAVVMDSFLIIVIDMIFATIFYYVLD
- a CDS encoding ABC transporter ATP-binding protein, coding for MTNDIFIEVENLTAHYGERKVLDDISFSIKRGEIFVIIGGSGCGKTTLLKHMTGLLRPTAGSIRYDGNDITKMNEDELNLVQRNIGIAFQSGALFNSMTVGDNVALPLREYGKVDEALIPAIVRLKLSLVGLGAAEGLLPDELSGGMKKRAGLARAMSLDPPIVYFDEPSAGLDPIMASGLDELVLNLRKLLGITFVIVTHELESIKKIADRILMLDLGKVVFLGDLEQVQSCDNERTRQFFERRADAFIAQRSL